In one window of Myxocyprinus asiaticus isolate MX2 ecotype Aquarium Trade chromosome 43, UBuf_Myxa_2, whole genome shotgun sequence DNA:
- the LOC127433972 gene encoding C3a anaphylatoxin chemotactic receptor-like, translating to MENDYFSMISQVFYYLTFLLGVPGNVFVVYIAGMKMKRTVNTIWFLNLAIADLLCCFSTLFYIIRYFIDHWPFGSVMCKIHPLVMVVNMFASVFILSLISLDRFIQVITPVWAKNHRSLLLARLSCVAAWVLAIALNVPFIKLRETKTKRNNTYCLLFHYDDFETYRMLTIIRFVFGFLIPLICITTCYGFIARKLGRSRFHSGRAFRIMLAVIVAFFLCWLPYHTVFLIRIFGVYHSTRVARRLVRLVISLAYFNSCLNPVLYFFIGQDIKEKFKLSLKLKHVFERAFSEEGTQIPQSTEAQQMQSL from the coding sequence ATGGAGAATGATTACTTCTCAATGATTTCTCAGGTCTTCTACTATCTGACATTTCTGCTCGGAGTTCCTGGAAATGTCTTTGTTGTGTACATCGCTGGAATGAAGATGAAGAGGACCGTTAATACGATATGGTTCCTTAATCTAGCGATTGCAGACCTCCTGTGCTGCTTTTCCACACTGTTCTATATAATACGGTACTTTATTGATCACTGGCCATTTGGATCTGTCATGTGCAAGATTCATCCATTGGTTATGGTTGTCAACATGTTTGCCAGTGTCTTCATCTTGAGTTTGATTAGTCTAGATCGGTTTATCCAGGTGATCACACCAGTTTGGGCTAAAAATCATCGCAGTCTGTTGCTTGCACGACTGTCCTGTGTAGCGGCCTGGGTCCTGGCTATAGCTCTTAATGTGCCCTTTATTAAATTAagagaaactaaaacaaaacgcAACAACACATACTGCCTACTTTTTCATTATGATGACTTTGAAACATATAGAATGTTGACTATCATCAGGTTTGTGTTTGGTTTTTTGATTCCTCTCATATGCATCACGACATGTTATGGATTCATCGCACGAAAGTTAGGCAGGAGTCGTTTTCACTCTGGACGAGCGTTTCGCATCATGTTGGCTGTTATTGTGGCCTTTTTTCTGTGTTGGCTGCCGTACCACACTGTGTTCTTGATCCGGATATTTGGTGTTTATCACAGTACCAGGGTGGCCCGGAGACTTGTCCGATTGGTCATCTCTTTGGCGTATTTCAACAGCTGTCTGAATCCAGTTCTATATTTTTTCATAGGGCAGGATATTAAGGAGAAGTTTAAGCTTTCATTAAAgttaaaacatgtttttgaaaGAGCTTTCTCTGAGGAGGGGACACAAATACCACAATCCACCGAGGCACAACAAATGCAATCATTGTAG
- the LOC127433968 gene encoding C3a anaphylatoxin chemotactic receptor-like, producing the protein MDKRDALDSIGSITAMEKDYFSVISQIFYYLTFLLGVPGNVFVVYIAGMKMKRTVNTIWFLNLAIADLLCCFSTLIYIIRYFIDHWPFGSVMCKIHPLVMVVNMFASVFILSLISLDRFTQVITPVWAKNHRSLLLARLSCVAAWVLAIALNVPFIKLRETKTKHNNTYCLFFRYDDFETYRMLTIIRFVFGFLIPLICITTCYGFIARKLGRSRFHSGRAFRIMLAVTVAFFLCWLPVHTVFLIRMFGVNQSTRVAQRLVRLVISLAYFNSCLNPVLYFFIGQDIKEKFKLSLKLKHVFERAFSEEGTQIPQSTEAQQMQSL; encoded by the exons ATG GATAAACGGGACGCTTTGGACAGCATCGGCTCGATCACAGCGATGGAGAAAGATTACTTCTCAGTGATTTCTCAGATCTTCTACTATCTGACATTTCTGCTCGGAGTTCCTGGAAATGTCTTTGTTGTGTACATCGCTGGAATGAAGATGAAGAGGACCGTTAATACGATATGGTTCCTTAATCTAGCGATTGCAGACCTCCTGTGCTGCTTTTCCACACTGATCTATATAATACGGTACTTTATTGATCACTGGCCATTTGGATCTGTCATGTGCAAGATTCATCCATTGGTTATGGTTGTCAACATGTTTGCCAGTGTCTTCATCTTGAGTTTGATTAGTCTAGATCGGTTTACACAGGTGATCACACCAGTTTGGGCTAAAAATCATCGCAGTCTGTTGCTTGCACGACTGTCCTGTGTAGCGGCCTGGGTCCTGGCTATAGCTCTTAATGTGCCCTTTATTAAATTAagagaaactaaaacaaaacacaacaacacaTACTGCCTATTTTTTCGTTATGATGACTTTGAAACATATAGAATGTTGACTATCATCAGGTTTGTGTTTGGTTTTTTGATTCCTCTCATATGCATCACGACATGTTATGGATTCATCGCACGAAAGTTAGGCAGGAGTCGTTTTCACTCTGGACGAGCGTTTCGCATCATGTTGGCTGTTACTGTGGCCTTTTTTCTGTGTTGGTTGCCAGTCCACACTGTGTTTTTGATCCGGATGTTTGGTGTGAATCAAAGTACCAGGGTGGCCCAGAGACTTGTCCGATTGGTCATCTCTTTGGCGTATTTCAACAGCTGTCTGAATCCAGTTCTGTATTTTTTCATAGGGCAGGATATTAAGGAGAAGTTTAAGCTTTCATTAAAgttaaaacatgtttttgaaaGAGCTTTCTCTGAGGAGGGGACACAAATACCACAATCCACCGAGGCACAACAAATGCAATCATTGTAG
- the LOC127433971 gene encoding C3a anaphylatoxin chemotactic receptor-like has translation MENDYFSVISQVFYCLTFLLGVPGNVFVVYIAGMKMKRTVNTIWFLNLAIADLLCCFSTLFYIIRYFIDHWPFGSVMCKIHPLVMVVNMFASVFILSLISLDRFIQVITPVWAKNHRSLLLARLSCVVAWVLAIALNVPFIKLRETKTKRNNTYCLLFRYDDFETYRMLTIIRFVFGFLIPLICITTCYGFIARKLGRSRFHSGRAFRIMLAVIVAFFLCWLPYHTVFLIRIFGVYHSTRVARRLVPLVISLAYFNSCLNPVLYFFIGQDIKEKFKLSLKLKHVFERAFSEEGTQIPQSTEAQQMQSL, from the coding sequence ATGGAGAATGATTACTTCTCAGTGATTTCTCAGGTCTTCTACTGTCTGACATTTCTGCTCGGAGTTCCAGGAAATGTCTTTGTTGTGTACATCGCTGGAATGAAGATGAAGAGGACCGTTAATACGATATGGTTCCTTAATCTAGCGATTGCAGACCTCCTGTGCTGCTTTTCCACACTGTTCTATATAATACGGTACTTTATTGATCACTGGCCATTTGGATCTGTCATGTGCAAGATTCATCCATTGGTTATGGTTGTCAACATGTTTGCCAGTGTCTTCATCTTGAGTTTGATTAGTCTAGATCGGTTTATCCAGGTGATCACACCAGTTTGGGCTAAAAATCATCGCAGTCTGTTGCTTGCACGACTGTCCTGTGTAGTGGCCTGGGTCCTGGCTATAGCTCTTAATGTGCCCTTTATTAAATTAagagaaactaaaacaaaacgcAACAACACATACTGCCTACTTTTTCGTTATGATGACTTTGAAACATATAGAATGTTAACTATCATCAGGTTTGTGTTTGGTTTTTTGATTCCTCTCATATGCATCACGACATGTTATGGATTCATCGCACGAAAGTTAGGCAGGAGTCGTTTTCACTCTGGACGAGCGTTTCGCATCATGTTGGCTGTTATTGTGGCCTTTTTTCTGTGTTGGCTGCCGTACCACACTGTGTTTTTGATCCGGATATTTGGTGTTTATCACAGTACCAGGGTGGCCCGGAGACTTGTCCCATTGGTCATCTCTTTGGCGTATTTCAACAGCTGTCTGAATCCAGTTCTGTATTTTTTCATAGGGCAGGATATTAAGGAGAAGTTTAAGCTTTCATTAAAgttaaaacatgtttttgaaaGAGCTTTCTCTGAGGAGGGGACACAAATACCACAATCCACCGAGGCACAACAAATGCAATCATTGTAG